The following coding sequences lie in one Fimbriimonadaceae bacterium genomic window:
- a CDS encoding glycine--tRNA ligase subunit alpha: MTFQDLIFRLNDYWSKQGCAILQPYDVEVGAGTMHPATTLRCLGPEAWNVAYVQPSRRPADGRYTRNPQRSQRYYQYQVVMKPSPDNIVDLYMGSLDALGFDTSKHDVRLVEDDWESQAAGAAGVGWEVWMDGAEITQFTFFQQMGGIECDPVCAEITYGPERLCLMLNKQNSFWEDLMWNDKLTYKQTDWQLEMQNNVYNFELADTDMLFKMFDMLEAESKRVIESAVYWDDEQGIMTSVKPDGVSHPFDTLPEDGFKTTGAMALVYPALDLALKCSHTFNLLDARGVISVTERAAYINRIRARVRACCLKYVEQFKEPVKK, from the coding sequence ATGACCTTCCAAGACCTCATTTTCAGGCTCAATGACTACTGGTCCAAGCAGGGCTGTGCGATCCTGCAGCCTTACGATGTCGAAGTCGGCGCGGGGACCATGCATCCGGCGACCACCCTGCGCTGTCTCGGTCCAGAGGCTTGGAACGTCGCCTATGTGCAGCCTTCGCGCAGACCGGCTGACGGTCGCTACACGCGCAACCCCCAACGGAGCCAACGCTACTACCAGTATCAGGTGGTGATGAAGCCGAGCCCCGACAACATTGTCGATCTCTATATGGGCTCATTGGACGCGCTGGGCTTTGACACCAGCAAGCACGATGTGCGGCTTGTGGAAGACGACTGGGAGTCGCAGGCCGCAGGTGCAGCGGGCGTTGGCTGGGAGGTCTGGATGGATGGGGCGGAGATCACTCAGTTCACGTTCTTCCAGCAGATGGGCGGCATCGAATGCGACCCGGTGTGCGCTGAGATCACGTACGGTCCCGAGCGGCTCTGCCTCATGCTGAACAAGCAGAACTCGTTCTGGGAAGACCTTATGTGGAACGACAAGCTGACCTACAAACAGACCGACTGGCAGCTTGAAATGCAGAACAACGTTTACAACTTCGAGCTGGCAGATACGGACATGCTGTTCAAGATGTTCGATATGCTGGAGGCGGAGTCGAAACGAGTAATCGAGTCTGCTGTGTATTGGGACGACGAGCAGGGGATCATGACTTCGGTGAAGCCGGACGGCGTCTCGCATCCGTTCGACACGCTTCCCGAGGACGGCTTTAAGACGACCGGAGCGATGGCCTTGGTCTATCCGGCGCTGGATCTGGCGCTGAAGTGTTCGCACACGTTCAACCTGCTGGATGCGCGGGGCGTGATCTCGGTGACCGAGCGCGCGGCCTATATCAACCGAATTCGCGCTCGCGTGCGAGCGTGCTGCCTGAAGTACGTCGAACAGTTCAAAGAGCCTGTGAAAAAGTAA
- a CDS encoding NACHT domain-containing protein — protein sequence MRHKNGSRADQIRSALSESESRRHQRLDFPIRPNNELLVRYILKRLDTRTEQELEVILTQDQGSRQRLIEAWRTIRSLATNPQDYAPESKLTRSLAAHWRKWSGPYVLPRWESPFVGRTAEIEQLLQLLSQADKRVVTIAGPGGMGKTRLACEIAMQVAERFRDGVLFVECGTLSRVDEVVSAIASSLGAEADSSSTVLQELLAEVRTLIVLDSCERIVGVGRIIEELAPNCQHTRWLITSHKPLNVAMETVIEVKPGQNQLDDCVKMLQEKLSRLVGELQHTPELIATLTTMCKRLHGVPLFVALAVGSLQPSQSAASSLKSLDLLTNLPPEAASLESEESPVLFLIRNEERHLLTQLLAFSGWFTLEEAAYVVEKRPEDALAILTDLARRERLDASFDGVHYRFKIPDPIVDGMSRSVLSATAQNLISKARERHAELFLRSSEHIGQLFDSGEWASASSLLQRQRTNLRAATMYLSIEGKHHEIATLSRALSLAYFESGYLTDFEILGNAARIAALATDDKALHASLLGLEGALAARKSDNELARSLWKQRLDICKQLGDIAKSADALIDLAWDAYENFGITPALAYLEEAESLVEEANLLELAATICVIRARMFIDAGDIESGLKWVGKTNNLIERCQNQGPLLFVYQNLVRAYQRLEMPDKLVDTLQMLLGHAVSGDRAVHIGWACQEFAQVFEKEGDLHRAAKYLVAAENVYREYRTRHLHKAKLAIEQFLSRHGDTFQDVVDQFKSMPWNDLIA from the coding sequence ATGAGACATAAAAACGGCTCACGTGCGGACCAGATCCGTTCGGCGTTGTCAGAATCCGAATCGCGACGACATCAGCGGCTGGATTTTCCCATTCGCCCCAATAACGAACTCCTCGTTCGTTACATTTTGAAGCGCCTCGATACCCGGACTGAGCAGGAACTTGAAGTTATCCTCACCCAAGATCAGGGGTCTCGTCAACGACTGATAGAAGCTTGGCGGACCATTCGGTCTTTAGCTACGAATCCTCAAGACTATGCGCCAGAAAGCAAATTGACAAGGAGTTTAGCAGCGCATTGGCGCAAGTGGAGCGGGCCTTACGTGTTGCCGAGGTGGGAAAGCCCTTTCGTGGGACGCACCGCTGAGATAGAGCAACTATTGCAGCTTCTAAGCCAAGCAGACAAGAGAGTTGTTACCATCGCCGGGCCTGGCGGGATGGGTAAGACCAGGCTCGCATGTGAAATTGCCATGCAAGTGGCTGAACGCTTTCGCGATGGTGTCCTCTTTGTAGAGTGTGGAACGTTGTCAAGGGTGGATGAGGTGGTTTCTGCAATCGCATCTAGCCTTGGGGCGGAGGCAGACTCAAGCTCAACCGTTTTGCAGGAGTTGCTTGCCGAAGTTCGGACCCTGATCGTTCTCGACAGTTGCGAACGCATCGTCGGGGTGGGACGAATAATCGAGGAGCTGGCACCGAATTGCCAACACACACGATGGCTGATCACAAGCCACAAGCCTCTTAATGTCGCGATGGAGACTGTAATAGAAGTCAAACCCGGTCAGAACCAACTCGACGACTGCGTTAAGATGCTTCAAGAGAAACTGTCCAGGCTTGTAGGTGAGTTGCAGCACACGCCAGAGCTTATAGCAACATTGACGACCATGTGCAAACGCCTGCATGGAGTACCACTTTTTGTGGCATTGGCCGTGGGCTCATTGCAGCCCAGCCAAAGCGCAGCCAGCAGCCTTAAATCCCTTGACTTGCTCACAAACTTACCGCCTGAAGCGGCATCACTCGAATCCGAGGAAAGCCCAGTTCTCTTCCTTATTCGAAACGAGGAGCGTCACCTTCTCACTCAGTTGTTGGCCTTTTCGGGTTGGTTTACTTTGGAGGAGGCAGCGTATGTCGTGGAAAAGCGCCCCGAAGATGCCCTGGCAATTCTTACTGACCTAGCCAGAAGGGAGCGTCTCGATGCTAGCTTCGATGGCGTTCACTACCGCTTTAAGATTCCAGATCCGATTGTGGATGGCATGTCGCGGTCCGTTTTATCCGCCACTGCGCAAAATCTTATCAGCAAAGCGAGAGAACGTCATGCGGAGCTTTTTCTACGCTCAAGCGAGCATATTGGACAACTCTTCGACAGCGGAGAGTGGGCGAGCGCTTCCTCATTGTTGCAAAGGCAGCGCACCAACCTTCGCGCTGCGACAATGTATCTGTCCATCGAAGGAAAACATCATGAGATTGCCACCCTCTCCAGAGCGCTTTCGCTAGCTTATTTTGAGTCTGGATACTTAACTGATTTTGAAATCCTTGGCAATGCTGCTCGTATCGCCGCGCTCGCAACTGACGACAAGGCGCTGCATGCCTCGTTGCTGGGCCTGGAAGGGGCGCTGGCAGCGCGAAAGTCAGACAATGAGCTTGCACGCAGCTTATGGAAACAACGACTAGACATCTGCAAGCAGCTTGGCGACATTGCCAAGAGTGCGGATGCTCTCATTGACCTTGCATGGGACGCCTACGAGAACTTTGGGATTACGCCTGCCCTTGCTTATCTCGAAGAAGCGGAGAGCCTGGTTGAGGAAGCAAATCTTCTAGAGCTAGCGGCTACCATCTGCGTCATTCGAGCCCGTATGTTTATTGATGCTGGGGACATTGAAAGCGGGCTGAAATGGGTAGGAAAAACAAATAACCTCATCGAACGCTGTCAAAATCAAGGACCGCTTCTCTTCGTCTATCAAAATCTGGTTCGAGCGTACCAGCGACTTGAGATGCCTGACAAGCTTGTCGACACCTTGCAAATGTTGCTCGGACACGCCGTAAGCGGAGATCGTGCCGTACATATAGGCTGGGCATGCCAGGAGTTCGCCCAAGTCTTTGAAAAAGAGGGAGATTTACACCGAGCAGCAAAGTATCTTGTGGCGGCGGAAAATGTGTACCGCGAGTATCGAACGCGTCATCTTCACAAAGCAAAATTGGCGATAGAGCAGTTTCTTAGTAGACACGGTGATACATTCCAGGACGTAGTTGATCAATTCAAATCTATGCCCTGGAATGACCTGATTGCTTAA
- a CDS encoding sigma-70 family RNA polymerase sigma factor: MGIDFWAAYDLAFQRYCWASSGDDSYDRLEEYIFHHLNSLARQSLIDTNDSLDIASQSILKLRAAYSNCDPKAKFCDERGEVVFAKWVATVNTTFRRILIDDAKGKVREPAEDINWERIPDKDLNPEEKIALDNAEQIKQIRTCADRLWLGSQRRHHNERLRFLQLIISDGLSPAEASEFVHSLSQVTDKDRNTTIATWISDQVCLNYAFYSYLHLDSFQLISILLDYPIFTPSDISHLRIACQNNNLSESMNEDWTWTDVSVILMHYYSQKRDLFITSHLCGNCSIDQIHQIIDRCVTRYPFIRMMESLGERIEACNCPSDSLKDPSLWKRLAFEYYHVDGLEFKEVCLRLIKPSEVCGIRLTEAMLHGWLFGGRLLKQLIKFMEKHDGGPRP; the protein is encoded by the coding sequence ATGGGGATAGACTTCTGGGCGGCATATGATCTGGCCTTTCAACGCTATTGCTGGGCTTCAAGTGGCGATGATTCTTATGATCGACTGGAAGAGTACATTTTTCATCATCTCAACTCCCTCGCTCGCCAATCGCTAATTGATACAAACGATTCGTTGGATATTGCCTCACAGTCCATACTAAAACTTAGGGCGGCGTACTCTAATTGCGATCCAAAAGCGAAGTTCTGCGACGAAAGGGGTGAAGTCGTCTTTGCCAAATGGGTTGCAACTGTAAACACAACTTTTCGCCGCATTCTGATCGATGATGCCAAAGGAAAAGTACGAGAACCTGCAGAAGACATAAACTGGGAGCGAATTCCAGATAAAGACCTGAATCCAGAAGAGAAGATAGCGCTGGATAATGCTGAGCAAATCAAGCAGATTCGCACATGTGCGGATCGTCTCTGGCTTGGCTCGCAGCGCAGACATCATAACGAACGGCTCCGCTTTCTCCAGCTTATCATCAGTGATGGCTTATCACCGGCTGAAGCTTCCGAGTTTGTTCACAGCTTGTCGCAAGTCACAGATAAAGACCGAAACACTACGATAGCGACCTGGATAAGTGATCAAGTTTGCTTAAACTACGCATTCTATTCTTATCTGCATCTTGATTCATTTCAATTAATATCTATCTTACTGGATTATCCTATCTTTACTCCTTCAGATATTTCTCATCTCAGGATCGCCTGTCAAAATAACAATCTATCTGAGAGTATGAATGAAGATTGGACATGGACAGATGTTTCCGTAATACTTATGCATTACTATAGTCAAAAAAGAGACTTGTTCATCACTAGCCATCTTTGCGGAAATTGTAGCATTGACCAAATACACCAGATAATTGATAGATGTGTAACGCGTTATCCGTTTATTCGTATGATGGAAAGCTTGGGGGAACGGATAGAAGCATGCAACTGCCCATCGGACAGTCTGAAGGATCCGTCCCTCTGGAAGCGTTTGGCGTTTGAGTATTACCATGTTGATGGGTTAGAATTCAAAGAGGTCTGCCTCCGCCTCATCAAGCCCTCCGAGGTCTGTGGAATCAGGCTTACCGAGGCGATGCTGCATGGTTGGCTCTTCGGTGGGCGCTTGCTCAAGCAGCTCATCAAGTTTATGGAAAAGCACGACGGAGGTCCAAGGCCATGA
- the uppS gene encoding di-trans,poly-cis-decaprenylcistransferase — MPPLPTHIAIIMDGNGRWARSRGIGRLLGHREGYATLKNVVNACGEIGIPYLTVYAFSAENWRRPEDEVKGLMQLIERAMLEQIDNLRKNNVQVRIIGRMDELRDSLRRALQKGIDETKHCTGLVFTLAINYGGRAEIVDAIQDLIKEGTPPDEITEELISSRMYDPSVPEPDLMIRTAGEMRWSNFLIWQAAYCELYVTECSWPEFDKKQLVKAIESYQNRTRKFGAVVE, encoded by the coding sequence ATGCCCCCCCTCCCCACCCACATCGCCATTATCATGGACGGCAACGGCCGTTGGGCGCGGTCGCGCGGGATTGGGCGTCTACTGGGGCACCGTGAGGGCTACGCCACGCTCAAGAACGTTGTCAACGCCTGCGGCGAGATCGGCATTCCCTACCTCACCGTCTACGCCTTCTCCGCAGAGAACTGGCGGCGCCCGGAAGATGAGGTCAAGGGCCTTATGCAGCTCATTGAGCGGGCAATGCTGGAGCAGATCGACAACCTAAGAAAGAACAACGTGCAGGTGCGCATTATCGGACGGATGGACGAGCTGCGCGACTCACTGCGCCGAGCGCTCCAGAAGGGGATCGATGAGACAAAGCACTGTACAGGCTTGGTCTTTACCCTTGCGATCAACTACGGCGGTCGGGCCGAGATCGTGGATGCCATTCAAGACTTGATCAAAGAAGGCACACCTCCCGACGAGATCACCGAGGAGTTGATCTCCAGCCGCATGTACGACCCATCTGTTCCCGAACCCGACCTCATGATCCGCACAGCCGGAGAGATGCGCTGGAGCAATTTCCTCATCTGGCAAGCCGCCTACTGCGAACTTTACGTCACCGAGTGTTCCTGGCCCGAATTCGACAAAAAACAACTTGTGAAGGCCATAGAAAGTTATCAGAATCGAACTCGGAAATTTGGCGCTGTTGTGGAATGA
- a CDS encoding four helix bundle protein: protein MSQYQPIEDLEVFKVFETVASWAWNEVSNWGPFSQGTVGTQLVRAIDSVGANLAEGDGRFGEADAVKFFIYARGSAREARLWITRAQERGLLTSDAQVHIEAIDIGLKLLSGLIKFRRQSYGNRVREEVRDYGA from the coding sequence TTGAGTCAATACCAACCCATCGAGGATCTTGAGGTCTTTAAGGTTTTTGAAACAGTAGCGAGTTGGGCTTGGAATGAAGTTTCCAACTGGGGTCCTTTCTCCCAGGGCACTGTCGGGACGCAGCTTGTGAGAGCGATCGACAGTGTGGGTGCGAACCTTGCTGAGGGCGACGGACGATTTGGCGAAGCTGATGCCGTCAAGTTCTTTATCTATGCGCGGGGCTCGGCCCGTGAGGCAAGGCTGTGGATTACTCGCGCTCAGGAACGAGGCCTGCTCACAAGTGACGCTCAGGTTCATATTGAGGCAATAGATATAGGTTTGAAACTTCTAAGCGGCCTCATTAAGTTTCGAAGGCAATCGTATGGCAACAGAGTTAGAGAGGAGGTTCGAGACTACGGAGCCTAA
- the frr gene encoding ribosome recycling factor, whose product MTPQEILQDADKRMSHAVEVMLHDFSTIRTGRANPAVLERVHVDYYGTDTPVNQVANVSIPEPRQLMITPYDKNMIGTIEKAIMKSDLGITPMNDGQNIRLVFPQMTEDRRKDLVKQVNARAEQACVAIRNVRRDANEHLKAAEKRKEMSEDDLKGHETTIQKYTDKHIADVHEHQKKKDAELMEV is encoded by the coding sequence ATGACCCCACAAGAGATCTTGCAGGACGCTGATAAACGTATGTCGCACGCTGTTGAAGTGATGCTTCACGACTTTTCGACTATTCGCACTGGACGCGCTAACCCCGCTGTATTAGAGCGTGTGCATGTGGACTATTACGGCACCGATACACCGGTCAACCAGGTCGCCAACGTGAGCATCCCCGAGCCTCGTCAGCTCATGATCACGCCCTACGACAAGAACATGATCGGCACGATCGAAAAGGCGATTATGAAGAGCGACCTCGGCATCACGCCCATGAACGACGGGCAGAACATTCGGCTTGTCTTTCCCCAGATGACCGAAGACCGCCGCAAAGACCTCGTGAAGCAGGTGAACGCCCGGGCTGAACAAGCTTGCGTGGCTATTCGCAACGTTCGGCGAGATGCGAACGAGCACTTAAAGGCCGCCGAAAAGCGAAAAGAGATGAGCGAGGACGACCTGAAAGGCCACGAGACGACCATCCAGAAATACACCGACAAGCACATCGCCGACGTTCACGAGCATCAGAAGAAGAAAGACGCTGAATTGATGGAGGTTTGA
- the pyrH gene encoding UMP kinase → MERKPLRRVLIKLSGEALAGKNGFGLDPEILEYIGAEVASVHALGVQIALVVGGGNYVRGEAFSGANAIDRTVGDQMGMLATIMNALAMQAAIEKAGVPTRVQSAITITAVAEPFIRRRAIRHLEKGRIVVFGAGTGNPYFTTDTAAVLRALEIDAHALIKATKVDGIYDKDPNKHTDAVKYETVTYETAITKKLAVMDQTAFTMCREHQLPVIVLDFNQPGTMVRAVSGEAVGTLVGGE, encoded by the coding sequence ATGGAACGCAAACCGCTCAGAAGAGTGCTCATCAAACTTTCCGGCGAAGCCCTCGCTGGCAAGAACGGCTTCGGCCTCGACCCGGAAATACTCGAATACATCGGCGCGGAGGTCGCCAGCGTACACGCGCTGGGTGTCCAGATCGCGCTGGTTGTTGGGGGTGGAAACTACGTCCGTGGCGAAGCCTTTAGTGGTGCGAATGCAATTGACCGCACTGTTGGCGATCAGATGGGAATGCTCGCGACGATCATGAACGCGCTGGCGATGCAGGCCGCCATCGAGAAGGCCGGGGTTCCCACCCGCGTTCAGAGCGCGATCACCATTACCGCCGTCGCTGAGCCGTTTATCCGTCGTCGTGCGATCCGCCACCTTGAAAAGGGTCGGATCGTTGTTTTTGGCGCGGGTACGGGCAATCCTTACTTCACAACTGACACCGCTGCCGTTTTGCGAGCCCTTGAGATTGATGCTCACGCCCTGATCAAGGCGACAAAGGTCGATGGCATCTACGACAAAGACCCGAACAAGCACACTGATGCCGTCAAGTATGAGACAGTCACCTATGAAACGGCGATTACTAAGAAGCTTGCCGTCATGGATCAGACCGCTTTTACGATGTGCCGTGAACACCAACTGCCGGTCATCGTGTTAGACTTTAATCAGCCAGGAACCATGGTGCGCGCGGTATCAGGAGAGGCCGTTGGCACACTCGTTGGAGGAGAATAA
- a CDS encoding DUF4870 domain-containing protein: MEKDMESTNDRSDRTFATLAHASGIFFPFMGPIVVLVLKGKSRFVKSHALHALIGTLLLDAFLILLGIISLTYSIISLYRHYQENWENFNIWHVIIRSAVTWIIIGLIGICNTILNLVQAIRAWNGKPAGGGLTGRIVRKFMGKKPELEATA; this comes from the coding sequence ATGGAGAAAGATATGGAGTCCACCAACGACCGCTCCGACAGAACATTCGCGACCTTGGCTCATGCCTCAGGCATCTTCTTCCCTTTCATGGGGCCTATTGTCGTTCTCGTTCTAAAGGGTAAGTCCCGCTTTGTCAAAAGCCACGCGCTTCACGCGCTTATAGGAACGCTCTTGCTGGACGCCTTCCTCATCCTCTTAGGAATCATCTCCCTCACCTACTCCATCATCAGCCTGTACCGGCATTATCAGGAGAATTGGGAGAACTTTAACATCTGGCATGTGATCATCCGGTCGGCAGTGACGTGGATTATCATCGGACTGATCGGAATCTGCAACACCATTTTGAACTTGGTGCAAGCTATAAGGGCGTGGAACGGAAAGCCCGCTGGTGGTGGTCTAACCGGCAGAATCGTGCGAAAGTTTATGGGGAAGAAGCCAGAGTTAGAGGCGACGGCCTAA